The proteins below are encoded in one region of Lactuca sativa cultivar Salinas chromosome 3, Lsat_Salinas_v11, whole genome shotgun sequence:
- the LOC128132745 gene encoding protein DETOXIFICATION 45, chloroplastic-like, with translation MKCSRYSTLLLHHICLQVWLAVSLITDALAASGQALIASSVSKGNYRSVKDITYFVLTIGFVMGVTLAAILGVSFGSIVTLFTKDIGVLAIARTGVLFVSASQPLNAFAFIVDGLHYGVSDFPYAPYSMVCFF, from the exons ATGAAATGCTCAAGGTACTCTACTCTACTGCTTCATCATATATGTCTGCAAGTTTGGTTGGCAGTTTCCCTTATTACAGATGCGTTGGCTGCATCTGGTCAG gcGTTGATTGCTAGTTCGGTTTCAAAAGGGAATTATAGATCTGTGAAGGATATCACATACTTCGTGTTGACT aTTGGTTTTGTGATGGGTGTTACTTTGGCTGCAATATTGGGAGTTTCATTTGGTTCCATAGTCACACTGTTCACTAAGGACATTGGAGTATTGGCGATTGCTAGAACCGGGGTTTTG tTTGTGAGTGCTAGTCAGCCTTTGAATGCTTTTGCTTTTATTGTTGATGGTTTGCATTATGGAGTTTCAGACTTCCCGTATGCTCCTTATTCCATGGTATGCTTTTTTTAG
- the LOC128132746 gene encoding ATP-dependent Clp protease proteolytic subunit 5, chloroplastic-like has product MAQSCIPSLRFNSLAFSSTKSPSSISEQNFHPLPSRKASKLRSNQKSVGTCSSSSVKAVYSGDYSSSVNKNLRQGVWSIREDVQVPSSPYFPAYAQGQGPPPMMQERFQSVISQLFQYRIIRCGGAIITKETRA; this is encoded by the exons ATGGCACAATCCTGCATCCCCTCTCTCAGATTTAACTCTCTCGCATTCTCTTCTACAAAAAGCCCTAGTTCCATATCTGAACAGAACTTCCACCCCCTTCCTTCCAG GAAAGCAAGTAAATTGAGAAGTAATCAGAAAAGTGTTGGGACTTGTTCTTCTTCTTCAGTGAAAGCTGTTTATTCTGGTGATTATTCATCATCAGTGAACAAGAATTTGAGGCAGGGAGTATGGTCCATTAG GGAGGATGTACAAGTTCCATCATCACCCTACTTCCCGGCATATGCACAAGGTCAAGGGCCACCCCCAATGATGCAAGAACGGTTCCAGAGTGTTATCAGTCAGCTTTTTCAATAT AGAATTATCCGTTGTGGTGGAGCTATTATTACTAAAGAAACAAGAGCTTAA
- the LOC128133012 gene encoding DEAD-box ATP-dependent RNA helicase 16-like yields the protein MATALSGPPYIFVSTPACVQRCLSSGVLQAKSVHDYLSIIILDKADLIFTYGYEKNLKDLKTHIPKRCQCLLMAATSSLKKLYLHNPYILTLAEVGDGKDEIVPKNVQQFWFGIKSAVLNAELPVN from the exons ATG GCGACAGCATTGTCAGGGCCTCCTTATATCTTTGTTTCTACTCCAGCTTGTGTCCAAAGATGTCTTTCATCAGGTGTTCTTCAAGCAAAATCCGTTCATGATTATCTTTCAATTATTATTCTTGATAAG GCAGATCTTATTTTTACATATGGATATGAAAAGAATCTCAAAGATCTCAAAACTCACATTCCTAAAAGATGTCAATGCCTTCTCATGGCTGCTACCTCAAG CTTGAAGAAGCTTTATCTACACAATCCCTATATTCTTACTTTAGCAGAAGTTGGTGATGGAAAGGACGAAATTGTCCCCAAAAATGTTCAGCAATTTTGG TTTGGTATAAAATCTGCTGTGTTAAATGCTGAATTGCCTGTGAATTGA